Within Sporosarcina sp. PTS2304, the genomic segment AGCCGCTATAGCTAGATGTCACCAAAAGCGGAATGCGCCGTTCAGGCTCGACAGGCGTTGGAAGACTTACCAAAAAGGCGCTCTTTGCCTTTATGGTAAGTCTGAAACGACCCGAGAGCCTGGCGCATGCAGCTAGCCGTCACCAAAAGCGGAATGCGCCGTTCAGGCTCGACAGGCACTGGAGGCCTTACCGAAAAGGTGCGCTCTTTGCACCTTATCGGTAAGACCGAAGTGTCCCGAGAGCCTGGCGCATGCAGCTAGCCGTCACCAAAAGCGGAAGCGGCCGTTCAGCTCCGACAGGCGTTGGAAGACTTACCAAAAAGGCGCACTTTGCCTTTATAGTAAGTCTGAAACGACCCAAAAAGCTAAAGTTACACAATCACATCAAAAACAAAAAACCGTTCGCATGATGATTCATGCGAACGGTCCTTACTACTATCAAAAGAATACGCTGAGGCCCATGAAAAGCGTAGACGCGATCATGGCAACAATCATTAAGTAGACGACAGTTTTTTGGATTTTTTTATTACTCATGCAACATAACTCCTTACACGTTGAAATAGGTATGGTTTTATTTTAACAGAATGTTGGAATTTCACAACTAGAATGGCTGTTCCATGCAAAAAGTAAAGATCACTAGCCAAAAGGGGAATGACAGATGAACAAAGTAGATCACATTGGGATTGCGGTTAGAAATATTGAAAAGTCATTGGATTACTACATACATACACTTGGCCTTACAGTCATGGCAATTGAAGAAGTGGCAAGTCAAGGCGTGAAAGTGGCATTTATCGATGCGCATAACGTGAAAATTGAATTGCTGGAGCCAATGTCTGACACGAGCCCGATTGCCAAATTTATTGAAAAGCGCGGAGAAGGAGTACACCATATCGCATTTGGCGTCTCGGATATTCGTACGAGAATGCAAGAATTACATGAAAAAGGGGTACAGTTGCTGTCAGATGAACCAAAACCGGGGGCAGGCGGAGCAGAAGTTGCGTTTTTACATCCGAAATCATCATATGGCGTGCTGTATGAATTATGTGAAAAGACCAAGGGGGAAGAATAAATGAATATTTACGATAAAATTAATGAACTGTATGACAAGAAGCGCGAAATCGAGCTAGGTGGCGGCGACGAGCGGATTATGAAGCAACACGAAAAAGGAAAATTGACAGCTCGCGAGCGTATCGAATTATTGCTAGACGAAGGAACATTCGTTGAACTAAATCCTTTCGTAGTTCACCGTACACGCGATTTCGGCATGGACAAACTCGAAGGACCAGGCGACGGTGTCGTAACAGGTTACGGAAAAATCCACGGCCGTCCGATTTATTTATTCTCACAAGATTTCACTGTATTCGGCGGAGCACTTGGGGAAATGCACGCGATGAAAATTGCCAATGTAATGGATCTAGCTGCTAAAAATGGTGCGCCTTTCATCGGCTTAAACGATTCAGGCGGTGCGCGTATTCAAGAAGGAGTATTGTCACTGGACGGATACGGAGAAATTTTCTATCGTAATGCGATTTATTCTGGCGTCATTCCGCAAATCTCTGTTATTTTAGGACCTTGTGCAGGCGGCGCGGTGTATTCTCCAGCAATTACAGATTTCGTTATTATGACGGACAAAACGAGCCAAATGTTCATTACAGGACCTAAAGTAATCGAAACGGTCACAGGTGAAAAGATTTCATCTGAAGGACTGGGCGGCGCAAAAGTTCATAACACGATTAGCGGAAACGCACATTTACGTGGAGAAAGTGAAGAAGTGGTTCTTGAAAAAGTTCGTGACTTGTTGACCTATTTGCCACAGAATAATACAGAAAAAACACCGATTCAACCGTATGAAGAGCAAGATGATTACCGCGAAGATTTAGCGGAAGTCGTACCGTACGAAACGATTCGTCCGTATGATGTACGTAAAGTATTGGAGCATGTAGTAGACGAAGGGTCATTTTTTGAAATCCAGCCGGAATTTGCGAAAAATGCAGTAGTCGGCTATGCACGTATGAAAGGTGAAACGGTTGGATTCGTTTGTAATCAGCCAAAAGTGATGGCGGGGGGACTCGATATCGACTCTTCCGATAAAATCGCACGTTTCATCCGCACATGTGACTCATTCAATATTCCGATCATTACATTTGAAGACGTGACGGGCTTCTTCCCGGGAATCAAACAAGAGCACGGCGGCATCATTCGTCACGGCGCGAAAATCTTGTATGCATATTCAGAAGCAACAGTACCAAAAATCACGTTAATCTTGCGCAAAGCATTTGGGGGCGCGTATGTTGCATTGAACTCGAAGTCGATTGGTGCGGATGTAGTGTATGCTTGGCCAAACGCAGAAGTAGCTGTAATGGGAGCGGAAGGGGCAGCGAATATTATCTTCGCACGCGATATCGCGAAAAGTGAAGATCCTGAAGCGACTCGTGCAGCGAAAATCGAAGAATACCGCGAGAAGTTTGCGAATCCATACGTAGCGGCTTCACACGGCATGATTGACGATGTCATTGACCCGCGTGAAACACGTATTAAGCTACTGCAAGCACTTGAAATGATGCGTAATAAACAGGAAGATCGTCCGAAGAAGAAGCACGGCAACATACCTCTATAAAAAAGGGAGTCTTTACCATTGAATGAAACACGTCTGTTAGAAGAGTTTTTGGAGTTAGTGAAAATTGATTCTGAAACGAAAAACGAACGTCAAATTGCGGATGTGCTCACGAAGAAATTAGAAGCACTCGGTTTTGAAGTGACTGAAGATGACACAGCTGAAACAACGGGACACGGCGCCGGGAATTTAATCGCTAATTTGGCGGGTACGTTGGACGCTGATCCGATTTATTTCACCTGTCATATGGATACAGTCGTTCCAGGCCAGCAAATAAAGCCGATCGTTAAAGAGGATGGCTATGTATACAGTGATGGCACGACGATTTTAGGTGCCGACGACAAAGCAGGAATCGCAGCTCTTCTTGAACTAGCGAAAGTACTTCAGGAATCCGGCAAGCCTCATGGTCCGATTCAATTCATCATAACAGCTGGAGAGGAAAGTGGGCTCGTCGGCGCAAAAGCGATGAATCCGAACTACTTGAAAGCGAAATACGGTTTTGCGATTGACAGCGATGGAAAGGTTGGCGGCATTGTCACGGCTGCCCCTTACCAATCGAAGCTGTGGACGACGATTTACGGCAGAACGGCGCATGCAGGCGTTGCGCCTGAAAAAGGGATTTCGGCTATCACGCTTGCGGCTAAATCCATTGCAGGCATGAAACTGGGCCGCATTGATCGCGAAACGACTGCGAATATCGGACGATTTGAAGGGGGACGCGCAACGAATATCGTTTGTGAAGAAGCGTTCATTTTATCCGAAGTCCGGTCTATTCAGCCTGACAAAATGCAGCGTCAAATCGATTCAATGATAGAAAAATTCAGTACGACAAGCCGATCACTTGGTGGACGTGCGGAAACGAAGACGGAATTGATGTATCCTGGCTTCCATTTACAAGACGATGAAGTAGTCGTGCAAGTCGCGATGCAAGCGATTCGCAACGTCGGACGCAAACCGCAGACGATGACGAGCGGTGGCGGAAGTGACGGAAATGTCTTTAATGGCATGGGTGTCCCGACTGTGACATTGTCTGTTGGCTATGAAGAAATTCATACGAAACAGGAGCGGATGCCGATCGAAGAGTTGAATAAGCTAACAGAATTGCTGTTGGAAATAGTTGACTTGGCTAGTAATCAAGCGAACTAAATATTTTACTGCGTGGAAAGAAGGTGCTAGTATGCAAGCTGTCATCGTGCAAACAGGAAATGAAGAATATGCATTACCTGTAGAATCTGTCGTCTCCATTGAGAAACTTGAATACATTACACCGATCCCCCATCTGCCAACCTATTTATTAGGGCTGATGAAGTCGCGGGGAGAGTTGGTACCGATTTTGGACTTCAGTCAAATTTTGTACCATCGGCCTGCAGCACGTAACGAAGAATCGCATATTGTGGTTTTGACGACGAGTCAGATTGAAATTGGCTTATTGGTGTTGGATGCGAAAGAAATCTTGGAATTACCAGAAGAGCGACTGACGTCTACCGCATTGAAAGCTTATTCCAAGACACCTTATTTCACGACAGTAGCCAATTTGGAAGATCGTGTGATTACAGTCATTGACCCGGAACTGTTAGCGACTTCGTTGGCAGGCATGGATGAAATTTCTGCCTACGTCCGAGAACAAAGTCAAACATCGTAACCAAATGAATTATATCGTGTGGAAAAAGTGGCAAACGCTAGCTAGTTTGCCGCTTTTTCCTGTTGCTTGTAGTACAATCGATGTACACTAGTCAAGAAAGAAAGGTGTCGCTATGACGGATCAACCGAATCCACGAGTCATTATGCATCTTGATATGAATAGTTTTTTTGCTTCTGTCGAACAAGCGGCTAATCCGAAACTAAAAGGAATTCCACTCGCTGTAGCAGGCAATCCGAAAGAGCGACGAGGAATTTTAGTTACCTGCTCATATGAAGCGAGGGCGTTCGGGGTGTATACGACGATGACAGTTGGGGAAGCGAGACGACTTTGCCCACAGTTAACGATTGTTCCACCGCGTCACGAATTGTATCGCCAAATGTCCGATTCCGTTTTTGAAATTTTACGCAGTTATACAGAATGTGTCGAGCCTGTTTCGATCGATGAAGCGTATATTGATACGACGGAAATCGGCGGACTGACACGCGCATATGAGCTGGCGGAAGAAATCCAGCAACGTATTGTACAGGAATTGGATTTGCCTTGTTCGATCGGCATCGCACCGAATAAATTTTTAGCGAAAACCGCTTCTGATATGAAAAAACCGATGGGTGTGACTATTTTACGGAAGCGTCAAGTGGCCGATATCTTATGGCCGCTACCCGTTCTAGAGATGCATGGAATTGGCAAACGTACAGAAGAAAAATTGCATAGTGCCGGCATTCGCACCATTGGAGAATTAGCTGTCGCTGAGAAAATGATTGTAGAAAGACTGCTTGGAAAAAATGGTCTGCGTCTGCAACAACGGGCGAATGGAATCGATTCACGTCCTGTCGATCCCGAAAGTGCAGAAGAGCGGAAAAGCATCGGCAGCTCCACTACGTTACCGATCGATCTTCTAGATTTGGATGAATGTATTCCGATATTCGAACGATTGGCGAATAAAGTGGCGGCGCGTTTAGCAGCTAAATCGTTAGCGGGTGTGACGGTCAGTATTCAAATACGGTACGCAGACTGGCAACAGACGACTCGCAGCCGCACCGGTGATCCCGTGTATTTGGCAGAAGATATTACTGCGATTGCGCTCGAGTTGTTTACACGCCATTGGAATGACGAACCGATTCGATTGCTCGGCGTGACCGTTTCGAACGTGCTCGAGCGGCATGAAATGGTTGAACAACTAACATTCGATAATTTTGAACAGCTGGAAAAAGAACATCAAGTAGACCAACTCGTCTCTTCTCTGACGAAACGTTTTGGTGACGGTGCGATTAAAAAAGGCTGGTCGGAGTAAACGAAAGGAGAACGTCAATGGATATAGAATTTTTAGGAACAGGCGCTGGCATGCCGTCTAAACAACGAAATACTTCAGCACTCATCCTCGATTTAACAGATGAAAATAGAGAAAACTGGTTGTTTGATTGTGGAGAAGCTACCCAGCATCAGCTGCTGTACAGCACTATTAAACCGAAGAAAATTACTAAAATTTTCATTACTCATTTGCATGGAGATCATATTTTCGGCTTACCGGGTTTTTTAAGTTCACGCGCATTTTTAGGGGGGGACGATCCGGTTGATCTTTACGGTCCTGCTGGGTTGAAAGAATGGCTGCACCATACGTATCAAGTAACGGGGACGTATTTGCCGTATAAGTTAAATGTCCATGAAGTGACAGACGGTTTGATAGTGGAGACGGAAGAGTTTAACGTTTATGCGAAGGAAGTGCAACATGTAGTAAAAAGTTTCGGTTTCCGTATTGAGCAGAAAGAATTACCTGGGACGTTATTGATTGACAAGGCGCTTGAATCCGGCGTGCCAAAAGGTCCTTTGCTGCAAAAGTTAAAGGCCGGTCAGGATGTGGTGTTAGCTGATGGACGTGTCGTATATAGTAAAGATGTGACGACTGAGCGCAAGCCAGGCTTTGTGTTGGCGGTCATTGGGGACACGTCTTATTGTAAGGCGTCGGTGGAGCTGGCGCGAGATGCGGATGTGTTGATTCATGAGGCGACGTTTACGAATGAGTATGCGGCGGGTGCGAAGGAGTTCGGACATTCGACGGTGGTGGATGCAGCGATGGTTGCGAAGGAAGCTTGTGTGAAGGAGCTGATCGTAAATCATATTAGTTCGCGTTTTATGGCGAGTGAGATGGCTAGTTTTCGTGCGGAGGGTGCTGCGGTGTTTCCGCGGTTGTCGGTTGCGGAAGATTTTATGCGGTTTCGTTGGAAGCATGGGGAGTTGAGTTGTGTGAAGCAGTAGAGCCGCCATGAGCCAGCTAGCAGGAGAGTGCAACTAGTTTGCTCATGGCTTCGGCTGACCCCGCAAACTACTTACGACATCGCGCCGAGTTCGCGGGATCTAGCTTCTGCGCTGTTTATGCAGTCAGCGATGACCGATTTGAATTGGTGCGACTCCAACGCGCGCAAGCCTGCTGCGGTCGTACCACCCGGGCTTGTCACGTTCGTGCGCAGCGTAATCGGTTCTTCACCTGTCGTTTTCAACATCGCCGCAGCACCTTCTAACGTTTGGACGATGAGCTCGCGTGCGTCAGTAGCATCTAAGCCGCATGCGACGGCAGCTTCTTCCAGCGCCTCAACCAAATAATACACATACGCTGGACCGCTGCCGGACAAGGCAGTGACTGCATGCAAATCGTCTTCTTCTACAACTTTTACAATACCAATCGCGCTCAAAAGACTAAGAATCGACTGTCTCATTTCGCTCGTCACTTCTTCATTGAACGCAATACCGCTTGCAGACAAACCGATCGTCGCGGACGTGTTCGGCATCGAACGAGCGATTGGGCGAGCACCTAGACCACTCTCAAATGTCTCGATCGAAATACCCGCGATGACCGATAGAAAAGCCGTATGGTCGGTAATGTACGGGCGAATGTCTTTCATCACTTGCTGGACGTCTTTTGGTTTTGTCGCCAAAACGATTAAATCGATTTCCGAAATGAATGAACGATCCTCGCACACTTTCGTAATTCCGTAACGATCTTCCAGCTCACATAAACGATTCGCATCTGAACGATTCATCACATACACTTGTTTCCCCGGTAACACTTGCTTCTCTACAATTCCTGCAATGATTGCTTCGGCCATAGAACCAGCGCCAACGAATAAAATTTTCTCCATTTCCAACATCCCCTATAGTGATTATTCTGTCAAATATACGTAAAAAAAGCGTTTTCGTCCCTAACTATCAGGACGAAAACGCTCGGTTTCCGCGGTGCCACCTAAATTTGCTGGAGTACCAGCACAACTTCATGCCTTCTTTATCGCAGAAGGT encodes:
- a CDS encoding DNA polymerase IV, with amino-acid sequence MTDQPNPRVIMHLDMNSFFASVEQAANPKLKGIPLAVAGNPKERRGILVTCSYEARAFGVYTTMTVGEARRLCPQLTIVPPRHELYRQMSDSVFEILRSYTECVEPVSIDEAYIDTTEIGGLTRAYELAEEIQQRIVQELDLPCSIGIAPNKFLAKTASDMKKPMGVTILRKRQVADILWPLPVLEMHGIGKRTEEKLHSAGIRTIGELAVAEKMIVERLLGKNGLRLQQRANGIDSRPVDPESAEERKSIGSSTTLPIDLLDLDECIPIFERLANKVAARLAAKSLAGVTVSIQIRYADWQQTTRSRTGDPVYLAEDITAIALELFTRHWNDEPIRLLGVTVSNVLERHEMVEQLTFDNFEQLEKEHQVDQLVSSLTKRFGDGAIKKGWSE
- the rnz gene encoding ribonuclease Z, yielding MDIEFLGTGAGMPSKQRNTSALILDLTDENRENWLFDCGEATQHQLLYSTIKPKKITKIFITHLHGDHIFGLPGFLSSRAFLGGDDPVDLYGPAGLKEWLHHTYQVTGTYLPYKLNVHEVTDGLIVETEEFNVYAKEVQHVVKSFGFRIEQKELPGTLLIDKALESGVPKGPLLQKLKAGQDVVLADGRVVYSKDVTTERKPGFVLAVIGDTSYCKASVELARDADVLIHEATFTNEYAAGAKEFGHSTVVDAAMVAKEACVKELIVNHISSRFMASEMASFRAEGAAVFPRLSVAEDFMRFRWKHGELSCVKQ
- the mce gene encoding methylmalonyl-CoA epimerase, whose product is MNKVDHIGIAVRNIEKSLDYYIHTLGLTVMAIEEVASQGVKVAFIDAHNVKIELLEPMSDTSPIAKFIEKRGEGVHHIAFGVSDIRTRMQELHEKGVQLLSDEPKPGAGGAEVAFLHPKSSYGVLYELCEKTKGEE
- the prli42 gene encoding stressosome-associated protein Prli42 — its product is MSNKKIQKTVVYLMIVAMIASTLFMGLSVFF
- a CDS encoding acyl-CoA carboxylase subunit beta; the encoded protein is MNIYDKINELYDKKREIELGGGDERIMKQHEKGKLTARERIELLLDEGTFVELNPFVVHRTRDFGMDKLEGPGDGVVTGYGKIHGRPIYLFSQDFTVFGGALGEMHAMKIANVMDLAAKNGAPFIGLNDSGGARIQEGVLSLDGYGEIFYRNAIYSGVIPQISVILGPCAGGAVYSPAITDFVIMTDKTSQMFITGPKVIETVTGEKISSEGLGGAKVHNTISGNAHLRGESEEVVLEKVRDLLTYLPQNNTEKTPIQPYEEQDDYREDLAEVVPYETIRPYDVRKVLEHVVDEGSFFEIQPEFAKNAVVGYARMKGETVGFVCNQPKVMAGGLDIDSSDKIARFIRTCDSFNIPIITFEDVTGFFPGIKQEHGGIIRHGAKILYAYSEATVPKITLILRKAFGGAYVALNSKSIGADVVYAWPNAEVAVMGAEGAANIIFARDIAKSEDPEATRAAKIEEYREKFANPYVAASHGMIDDVIDPRETRIKLLQALEMMRNKQEDRPKKKHGNIPL
- the proC gene encoding pyrroline-5-carboxylate reductase, whose translation is MEKILFVGAGSMAEAIIAGIVEKQVLPGKQVYVMNRSDANRLCELEDRYGITKVCEDRSFISEIDLIVLATKPKDVQQVMKDIRPYITDHTAFLSVIAGISIETFESGLGARPIARSMPNTSATIGLSASGIAFNEEVTSEMRQSILSLLSAIGIVKVVEEDDLHAVTALSGSGPAYVYYLVEALEEAAVACGLDATDARELIVQTLEGAAAMLKTTGEEPITLRTNVTSPGGTTAAGLRALESHQFKSVIADCINSAEARSRELGAMS
- a CDS encoding chemotaxis protein CheW, which translates into the protein MQAVIVQTGNEEYALPVESVVSIEKLEYITPIPHLPTYLLGLMKSRGELVPILDFSQILYHRPAARNEESHIVVLTTSQIEIGLLVLDAKEILELPEERLTSTALKAYSKTPYFTTVANLEDRVITVIDPELLATSLAGMDEISAYVREQSQTS
- a CDS encoding M20/M25/M40 family metallo-hydrolase; amino-acid sequence: MNETRLLEEFLELVKIDSETKNERQIADVLTKKLEALGFEVTEDDTAETTGHGAGNLIANLAGTLDADPIYFTCHMDTVVPGQQIKPIVKEDGYVYSDGTTILGADDKAGIAALLELAKVLQESGKPHGPIQFIITAGEESGLVGAKAMNPNYLKAKYGFAIDSDGKVGGIVTAAPYQSKLWTTIYGRTAHAGVAPEKGISAITLAAKSIAGMKLGRIDRETTANIGRFEGGRATNIVCEEAFILSEVRSIQPDKMQRQIDSMIEKFSTTSRSLGGRAETKTELMYPGFHLQDDEVVVQVAMQAIRNVGRKPQTMTSGGGSDGNVFNGMGVPTVTLSVGYEEIHTKQERMPIEELNKLTELLLEIVDLASNQAN